The following are encoded together in the Pseudomonas maumuensis genome:
- the solA gene encoding N-methyl-L-tryptophan oxidase translates to MLKTYSAVVVGLGVVGSATLWRLAQQQQGVLGLEARAPINLYGSSYGGSRIFRQAYWEGSDYLPLLAEADLGWRELQASCHRPLLHRSGGLFVGPIRSGVISGSVATAKAGNIAHQCLTAAEVEARFPVFRADEHMEAVFEKGAFTIAADDARLQMLNQAVAHGAEIRFGSTVQEITLVSDGLVLRLADGQQVRTQKLVLATGASLADALIPDLVGLLQPRSVPIYWCAFKPGVEHRFSNFPAFLYELEDGRLLYGTPQIDNAEPGIKIGFHNHQQSALDLGTQLEPVSDVQIAEMSACVDRIFPDLIAHPYASRKCVYTLTPDEAFILGESKELPGVFYVSACSGHGFKFAPALGGCLARAIAGQSLQVQVPAFSRQRFAH, encoded by the coding sequence GTGGCGCCTGGCTCAGCAGCAGCAAGGTGTCCTAGGGCTCGAGGCCAGAGCGCCAATCAACCTGTATGGCAGTTCCTACGGTGGTTCGCGGATTTTTCGTCAGGCTTACTGGGAGGGTTCCGACTACCTGCCGTTGCTGGCAGAAGCAGACCTCGGCTGGCGTGAGCTGCAAGCGAGTTGCCACCGGCCTTTGTTGCACCGTAGTGGAGGGCTGTTCGTCGGACCGATTCGTTCAGGGGTGATTTCAGGCAGCGTAGCGACCGCGAAGGCCGGCAACATTGCGCATCAGTGTCTGACCGCAGCTGAGGTTGAGGCCAGGTTTCCAGTCTTTCGTGCCGATGAGCACATGGAGGCGGTGTTCGAGAAAGGCGCATTCACCATCGCTGCAGACGATGCTCGGCTGCAAATGCTGAACCAGGCAGTGGCTCATGGTGCTGAAATTCGCTTCGGTAGCACCGTACAGGAAATTACCCTGGTTTCGGACGGGCTCGTACTACGCCTGGCCGATGGTCAACAAGTGCGCACGCAAAAGCTGGTGTTGGCGACTGGCGCCAGTTTGGCAGACGCTCTGATTCCCGACCTTGTCGGGTTGTTGCAACCTCGCAGCGTGCCGATTTACTGGTGTGCATTCAAACCGGGGGTGGAGCACCGATTTTCGAACTTCCCAGCGTTTCTCTATGAGCTCGAGGACGGTCGCCTGCTGTACGGCACACCGCAAATCGACAATGCCGAGCCGGGCATCAAGATTGGGTTCCACAATCATCAGCAATCAGCACTGGACCTGGGCACACAATTGGAGCCGGTTAGCGACGTGCAGATCGCTGAAATGTCAGCGTGCGTGGATCGCATCTTCCCCGATCTCATCGCTCATCCCTATGCGTCCCGCAAGTGCGTGTACACCCTGACACCGGACGAAGCGTTCATATTAGGCGAATCAAAGGAGCTTCCAGGTGTGTTCTATGTCTCGGCCTGTTCTGGGCATGGCTTCAAGTTCGCACCTGCATTGGGCGGTTGTCTGGCCCGAGCAATAGCAGGCCAGTCGCTGCAAGTACAAGTTCCGGCCTTCAGTCGGCAGCGCTTTGCCCACTAG